In Deltaproteobacteria bacterium, the genomic stretch AACGGCATCATGTGGGTCGCCGGCTACGCGATCACGGCGATCGACGTCGAGTCGATGGAGCTGGTCGCGCAGTACCCGATGCCGGTCATCGATGGCAATCCGGACACCGGCTACGGCCGCGGCATCAGCATCGACTTCGAGGGCTACGTCTGGTCGCCTTCGCACTGGTCGAACGCCGCCTACCGACTCGACCCCGACACCGGCGAGTTCGAGAGCGTGACCGGCCTGAACTTCCCGTACACCTACAGCGACATGACCGGGTTCGCGCTCGCCCACGCGGGCACACCCGCCGGCTGAGCCGCGGTGCTATCCTCGCGACAGACCAAGCTGCGGGGAAGCGTCATGAGCCAAGAACCGATCGAGAGCGTTCGTTACCTCTTCAGCAGCGATGACGGCCCGTCGGCGGAGTTCGACGTCCACCGCATGCACTTGGTCGAGGCGCTCGATACCCCCTTCGAGCTCATGCTCGAGCTGGTGACCAGCGACGTCGAGGCCGCCACCGACGAGTTCCTCGGTGCTGCGTGCACCGTCGAGATCACCCGCGGGGAGCGCACCCGCTTCGTCTACGGCATCTGCGATCGCGTGGACTACCTCGGCGCCTCCGACGAGCAGCTGTTGGTCAACATCCGCGTGGTGCCGGCGTTCGCGTTGATGGCCCACGAGGTCCGCTCGCGCATCTTCCAGGACATGAGCGTGCTCGACATCGTGGCCGCGGTGCTGGGCGACGGGCTCGGGGTCTACGGTCGCACCAGCGATCCCGGCGGCTCGAGCCGCGGCACCGCGGTGCGCGACTACTGCGTGCAGTACCGCGAGTCCGATTTCGACTTCGTGGCGCGGCTGCTCGAGGAGGAGGGCATCAGCTACCACTTCGTGCACGACGACGCGAAGGGCCACGAGGTGCTGACCTTCGCCTACGAGAATGCCGACTACCCCGACATCGCCAACGTCGACGGCAGCTCGCTGGTGCCGATCGTGCCGGTCACCAACGACCTGCACGACGTCGAGTCGCTGGTCGGGCTCGACTGGCGGCGGCTGACCACCTCGACCGCGACCAAGCACATGGACTTCGACTGGAAGGCGCCGTCGGCTCCGCTCTTCAGCGAGGCCACCGGCGAGGACGAGCGCGGCCGCATCCGCCGGGTCTATCGCCACGACCAGCGCCGCTTCATCGAGGACGACGGCGTCGACCGGGCGACCGAGCACCGCGACGCCATGACCGTGGCCGGCAAGGTCGCGCGTGGCTCGGGCAACGTCATCACGTTCCTGCCCGGGTCGGTGTTCGAGCTCGAGCGTCACCAGCGGGCCGACCTCGAGGGCAAGTACGTGATCACGCGGGTCGAGCACCGCGGCTCGTGCCCCGAGGTGCTGCACAGCAACCGTGATCGTCCGGTCGACAACCGCCAGCGCTACATGAACACCTTCAGCTGCGTGCCGATGGCCGCGACCCTACGACCGCTGCGGCAGCGACCCAAGCCGCGCGCCTACGGGCCGGAGACCGCGACCGTGGTCGGCAGCGAAGAAATCCACGTCGACGAGCACGGTCGCATCAAGGTGCAGTTCCACTGGGAAGAAGACGCCAAGCACGACGAGACCTCGTCGTGTTGGGTCCGCGTGCGCCAGAACTGGGCCGGCTCCGGCTGGGGCTTCCAGTTCATCCCTCGCCTCGGCATGGAGGTCGTGGTCGAGTTCCTCGGTGGCAACCCCGACCGCCCGCTGGTCAACGGTTGCGTCTACAACGGCGACAACGCCTATCCGTACGGCATGCCGGGCGAGAAGACCAAGAGCGCGATCAAGAGCCACTCGGTCGGCGGTGATGGCTTCAACGAGATCCGCTTCGAGGACGCCAGCGGCTCGGAAGAGTTCTTCGTGCACGCACAGAAGGACATGAACACGGTCGTGCTCAACAACCAGACCCTCGACGTCGGGGTCGATCGCACCATCACGATCCACGCCAACCTCAAAGACGCGATCACCAAGAACAAGACCATCGAGGTCGGTGGCGATCACACCGAGACCATCGAGGGCAACATGAAGCTCTCGGTGACCAAGAACCAGTCCGTCAAGGTCACGCAGGACGTCAGCGAGACCATCAGCGGCAAGCGCACCACGGCGATCTCGAAGACCGCGAAGCTGAACGTCACCCTGGCCTCCGACGAGTTCGTGGGCTTGAAGAAGTCGGTCAAGGTCGGCGGGCTCTACAGCGAGCAGGTCGGTGCGTCGCGTAGCATCACCGCGGTCGGGGCCATGAGCTTCACGGCGGGCTTGAGCGGCAAGCTGCAGTGCGCGCGCAACATCATGGTCAAGGCGCAGAAGGAGCTGCAGCTGGTCGGTGACACCGACGTGGGGATGAAGTCCGGCAAGAAGATGGCCATCAACGCCGGCGACGACTTCGGAATCAAGGGCGACAAGAAGGGCTCGATCGAGCTCACCGACGAGGTCGTGCTCAAGTGTGGCGACGCCTCGCTCACCATGAAGAAGGACGGCACGATCGTGCTCAAGGGCAAGGACGTCACCGTGCAGGGCTCCGGCAAGATCGCCGTGAAGGCCGACGGCGACGTCAAGGTGTCGGGCTCGAAGGTCAGCGCGAACTGACCCGCACAGGTGGCGACTGCGTCGCATCGCCGCAGGCGGCCGGCTCGGCGGATGCAGATTCGCGCCGCCGGGCTCGACCAAACTCACGCGCAGCGAGACGCCGCGCTGACCGCCTGCGCTGTACGCTGGGAGGGTGGGTGAGCTGCTCGCGTTCTCGCGGGTCCGCGGCATGGTCGTCGCGGTCGCGCTCGTGGCACTCATGTGCGCCGCGGCCTTCGCAATGGGGGCGCCGCGGATCGCCGGTGTGATCGGGGCTGCGGGCTCGGTGTTGTCGATCGCGTCGGCGTGGCTCGTGTGGCAGGCGTGTGCACGCACCAACGCGCGCGCGCTGGCGGACGACGCCCGGGCCGCGTCGCTGCAACACGCGCTCGACGAGAGCCGCGCGGCGCTCGAGCTGGCCGAGATCGGCATCTGGCAGTGGGACCTGCGGACCCACCGAATTTCGTACAGCCCCGGCTGCGCGCGCATGCTCGGGTACCGGGGCGGAGAAATCGACGACGCGCTGTCGGCGTGGGGGAAGCTCGTGCACCCCGAAGACCTCGCGCCGGTGCGCGAGGCGGTCGACGCGCTCGTGGAGGACCGCGTCGACCACTACGAGGCACGGGTCCGGCTCAAGGGCGCCGACGGTCGCTGGCACGTGGTGCTGGATCGCGGGCGCATCGTCGCTCGCGACGACGCGGGGCGGCCGACCGCGGCGATCGGGGTCCACATGCGGCTCGGCGCCGAGGGCCCGGTGGCGGCGCCCGCGGTCCGCACCCGCGGGCGCTGGCTCATCGTCGACGACGACGACAGTGTCCGTCGGGTGCTCGAGGTCGCGGCGCGTCGGGCCGGGCTCGATGTGATCGGATTTGCCGACCCACGCGCGGCGTGGGCGGCGATCTGCGAAGGCGGAGCGCCGCTGGGCATCGTGACGGATTTCGAGATGCCGGGCATGACCGGCGTGCAGCTCGCCGAGCGGGTGCGCGCCGCTGGGCTCGAGTGCCCGGTGTTGCTGGTGACCGGCAACGCGGGCACCGCGATCGGCGAGTGTCGCTCGATCGATGCGATGCTCATCAAGCCCTTCACGGTGGCCGAGCTCGTGCCGTGGCTGACGCGCCACAGCGCCGGTCGAGTGCGCGCCAAGGCGTGACAGCGACCGGTGCTCTGGCCTACCATCGGCCGATGATGCGGACCCGATCTTCCCTAGGCCTTGCACTGACCAGCATTGCGGCGCTGCTCGCCTGCAACGGTGGCGGCGGAACAGCGACCACTGGCGACTCGAGTGGCTCGACCACCGACGACTCGGCGTCCGCGACCGACACCGACACGGTCTCGACCACCGCGACCACCACCGACACCACCATGACGGCGACGACGGTCGCCGACAGCTCCAGCAGCGACGGCGGCTGCATGGGCGAGTGTGCCGTCGATGACGACTGTCTGCCCGGGCAGAGCTGCCTCGAGTGCATCTGCATCGGCACGCCGGTGGGCTGCGCAGAGTGGGGCGAGGGCGAGTACGCCAACTGCGTCGAGGGCGGCAATACCGTGTGCGGTGCCGCCAACGGCGGCTGCGTGGTCGATGACCCGGCCGATGCGACCGTGGGCGTGTGCTACTTCGGCGGCTGCACCGAGAAGTGCGATTGCCCCGCGCCGCCGGCCGGCTTCGAGGAGCAGGTCGACTGTTTCAACTTCCTCGGCGACGACGCGCTCGAGTGCGCCATCTCGTGCAGCGGCGGCGGTGCGTGCCCCGACGGCATGTTCTGCTTCATGGGCGCGATCTGCTTCTGGGGCGACGAGCCGGCCGGCGTGCCGCCGTACGGCGACTGTGTGAACGACGGCGGTGCGCAGTGCGAGGGCGGCATCTGCATCTCGGACAACCCGGCCGATCCGACCTTCGGTGGCTGCAACCCGCCGTGCATGGCGGTCGGCGATTGCCCGCCGGCGCCCAGCGGTGACGCGCCGCCGGCCTGCGTCGACATCACCGGCGACATGAACAACGAGTGCATCCTCGACTGCTCCGGCGGCGAGACCTGCCCGGACGGCATGGTCTGCATCGAAGATTTCGGGCTGTGCGCGTGGCCGGTCGTGCAGGAGCCGGTGCCGGGCTACGGCGACTGCCAGAACGAAGACGCGATGCTGGTGTGCGTGGGCGA encodes the following:
- the tssI gene encoding type VI secretion system tip protein VgrG yields the protein MSQEPIESVRYLFSSDDGPSAEFDVHRMHLVEALDTPFELMLELVTSDVEAATDEFLGAACTVEITRGERTRFVYGICDRVDYLGASDEQLLVNIRVVPAFALMAHEVRSRIFQDMSVLDIVAAVLGDGLGVYGRTSDPGGSSRGTAVRDYCVQYRESDFDFVARLLEEEGISYHFVHDDAKGHEVLTFAYENADYPDIANVDGSSLVPIVPVTNDLHDVESLVGLDWRRLTTSTATKHMDFDWKAPSAPLFSEATGEDERGRIRRVYRHDQRRFIEDDGVDRATEHRDAMTVAGKVARGSGNVITFLPGSVFELERHQRADLEGKYVITRVEHRGSCPEVLHSNRDRPVDNRQRYMNTFSCVPMAATLRPLRQRPKPRAYGPETATVVGSEEIHVDEHGRIKVQFHWEEDAKHDETSSCWVRVRQNWAGSGWGFQFIPRLGMEVVVEFLGGNPDRPLVNGCVYNGDNAYPYGMPGEKTKSAIKSHSVGGDGFNEIRFEDASGSEEFFVHAQKDMNTVVLNNQTLDVGVDRTITIHANLKDAITKNKTIEVGGDHTETIEGNMKLSVTKNQSVKVTQDVSETISGKRTTAISKTAKLNVTLASDEFVGLKKSVKVGGLYSEQVGASRSITAVGAMSFTAGLSGKLQCARNIMVKAQKELQLVGDTDVGMKSGKKMAINAGDDFGIKGDKKGSIELTDEVVLKCGDASLTMKKDGTIVLKGKDVTVQGSGKIAVKADGDVKVSGSKVSAN
- a CDS encoding PAS domain-containing protein; translation: MGELLAFSRVRGMVVAVALVALMCAAAFAMGAPRIAGVIGAAGSVLSIASAWLVWQACARTNARALADDARAASLQHALDESRAALELAEIGIWQWDLRTHRISYSPGCARMLGYRGGEIDDALSAWGKLVHPEDLAPVREAVDALVEDRVDHYEARVRLKGADGRWHVVLDRGRIVARDDAGRPTAAIGVHMRLGAEGPVAAPAVRTRGRWLIVDDDDSVRRVLEVAARRAGLDVIGFADPRAAWAAICEGGAPLGIVTDFEMPGMTGVQLAERVRAAGLECPVLLVTGNAGTAIGECRSIDAMLIKPFTVAELVPWLTRHSAGRVRAKA
- a CDS encoding choice-of-anchor J domain-containing protein yields the protein MMRTRSSLGLALTSIAALLACNGGGGTATTGDSSGSTTDDSASATDTDTVSTTATTTDTTMTATTVADSSSSDGGCMGECAVDDDCLPGQSCLECICIGTPVGCAEWGEGEYANCVEGGNTVCGAANGGCVVDDPADATVGVCYFGGCTEKCDCPAPPAGFEEQVDCFNFLGDDALECAISCSGGGACPDGMFCFMGAICFWGDEPAGVPPYGDCVNDGGAQCEGGICISDNPADPTFGGCNPPCMAVGDCPPAPSGDAPPACVDITGDMNNECILDCSGGETCPDGMVCIEDFGLCAWPVVQEPVPGYGDCQNEDAMLVCVGEETCLDDATGGVCSAPCTAPTDCPAAPATGDAPVACGDLGGGADTCYLDCSGGQTCPDLMECVDDSYCHWTELSYMLEEDFEGGALPAEWTVTDVDGNTVNAMVNFIDAAWTVTDELQAGMNFAAYSTSWYTPAGMSDDWLITPQVTPSATSQLRWLATAPDQDFPDGYEVRVSTMSTDTADFTDVLLTVDAELGAFTARAVDLSAYAGMPIYVAFRNTSNDDFLLLVDNVRVSN